TGCAACAATCATTATTGCAGCTTGAAAAATAAAAGTCCTAATATTTTGAGCCTTTTGAATCATTTCtactaaagtaatttttttgtttttcctccagtTAATGCTTTTTTACAATTGGCATTAGCATTTTCAAAGGCAAgttgttttaataaaatttaagctGCCTCCCCATCCTGATTGAACACTGGATTGCCATCATTCAGCAATTGACAAAGTTATTAAAAGTCTCATTTAGGTCATTGCCTGATTTTTGTATATGATGTTCCTCTATcaatttttcctattatttttaccCATGCCACTCTAGGcatacctcaaaaaaaaaaaaaaatgctgtcttCCCTATCAAATAGTCTCCTCTTTCTAAGGTGGTTTTTGCCACTAATCTGAAAGGTGTCAAAGCAGTTTGGAAAAACTTTCAGATAATATTCTCTGTTCCTGCTACCTGACTGATTTTGCTTTATTCCAATTCAATATGTATAACTATATTGATATCTGCTGGTCAAGGAtcaatcttataaattttatcttatatttttatatctttcatcTTATAttctatatcttattttttatctGATATTTAATATCTTGTAATTTACATTTtgtcttatattttattccttgtGTCAGTCTGGTGATAAAATTACTTCTAGTGATAAATTAGTTTTGGTGATCACCTCTtccttattttatcttatttctcatGTAAATTGCTTTCCCCTCTTATCTTAATTGTGAGCTCACCAAGATAACTCTCTTAACAGGACAACCAATGACAGCAACTGATGTGTCTCTCCAATTATCCaagttttttctcatttgaataaAGAATGTTTTTCAGTTTCCTAAGAGTTATTGTTAAATAGAGAGAATCTTCTTCAAATAATTTGTGTTCTCAGGTTTATCAGTCACTTAATTATGAGAAATTGGtgcttgccttcaaagagcttgctATGTAATAGACACGTACAGCTAGTAAAGAGtttgtaatatagttttctttgttaTTCATGATTTTCTAATAAAATTGTAAACTCCATGAAGACAGTGGagattttctaaaaatatgtGGTGGTTGATTTATCAATTTACCTGTGAAGCTAGTCAACTTTAAAACTATCACTTCTGCTGATGAATATATTCAATAGTAATGATAGTAACAATGACTTCTTTGCaaaatttactttaaataaatgcaaatccaagaaacatttttttttgggggggggaatgctTTTAAAAGTGTATTTTTAGCATCAATAAGTAATCCTTCCTAATCCTTCATTTTTTCCAGCTAGCTCTTCAGGTTGATCCTTTCCTCTGACAATGTAGCGTGTGGATAGAATAATACTAGCCTTAGATTCAGGAGTACTTGAATTTATATCTTGCCTATAATTATTTGCTTTGcagctctgggcaagtcacttattcacTAAcagcctcagttctctcatttataaaatggggataataataatgttagAATTCACCTTAATGTTAggatgaagatcaaatgatgaTAAGTTTTAGATTTAGGGAactcaaaatgaaattagggtttctggtggtcagggagtcgaatgataaggtctagtggcaggtttggggttcagggaatcaaatggagaGGTCTGGCTCCCCTGTAACCCTTTGGAATTTGGCACAAGAGTAGGGAGTTTTAGGGACTCCTTTCTGGCGGCACAAGatgttctctgtaaaggaatttacagacccaaaaacctagattgataagaggtttattatggggattggaagtaaggttaaagtctggttagggaatagaatggcactggaaagagtattccagtggacagatctatggaaaatgtagttttgcactgagaatacAGTTCTCAGTGGGCAGAAGATCCTGGCAGTAAAGGGAactgccaaggtccatctgcaaagagcTTGattgatggaagctcattatattgcttgtcttggtgggggttggatcatcagaatgggggctgggagagcccaagttggctcagatgcGATGGGGACTGGGACAAGTCTGGATctcattggaattcaaagggatgcttttgactaGGATTTATGAATTAAAGGCTCTGCCTTCCTGAACTGAAATGCCTCAGCTAGGAGAGGCTGGGAATCCAAAAGTTatcacaaatcaataggaaatagtttcttaaagggaccacaacccacttcaAGATGATGTACATAAAAGTGATATTCAGGATGTTTCAAAAGCATTCTTGCAGGGTTAAGGTTTAATTCCTCACTACAGTGCTAAAATAATAGGCTAAAAGTATTAAAGCTTCAAATTTCACTAGGGCTTCATCTATATAACTGCCAGTTTTTGTTCTTATTCCTTCCCAACAGCActttgtgctaaaaaaaaaaaaaaaaaatgggatttatttcttaaaatgacaTTCCTCAAAATGACTATTTATTGTTTATCTGCTAATTCTATGCTTTCTTCCCTAGATTATGTATTGTTCCTCAAGGAAAGTACATCAATGGATATTATAGCGGGCAATTGGCAAAAGTCCATTATGTTAAGGAACTTCAGAGACCTCTTGGGTGAGACAAAttcctaatttattattttagagaatttcatgaaagaaatacaagaaacaaTTTACTACGTGTTTAAATTGCCAAATtttatcttggacaaatcattttccttctctggatctGAATGTCTTTATCTGTTATTGGGGGTTCATTACTTACTACTCTCTGATCTTTCTGATCTAATGATCTATGAAATCAAGAGCAAAGGCTATCTAACATCAAGGTCAATTGACATCATTGACCTTCCTCTCTTCATAAATATTCTTTTGGCCCTTCATTATTCTGATATTACTCTCTCCTCCTCTTATTATGTGACTCAGTCTCCTTTGCATGGACATTATCCATATCCCATGCTTATTCATGGGTATACTCCCAGGGCACTGTCTagtacttttatattttcttagggaTCTAAATAGCTTTTATGAGTTCAATTATAATTTCTGTAAATGAAACCCAAATTTGCATCCTTAGCTACCTGCATCAGCATCCtctatatttaacttttaaattcttCACATTTTGGATCCAATTTATCTTTCCTGATTAATTTCCTATTTAATATCTCTCATAGCCTCTTTGTTTTAGCCTCCCATACATGATATTTCAGCTCCCATTTCCATGTCTTTGCATGAGATGCTGAGGATGCTTTCTCTCCTCACCTTCATCTCTTAAAGCAACCATCTCTAAACATCCTgacctatatcttgccactggacccaaatggctccaAAGGAGTGAGGTTGGTGATTTTGTATAGCCcttcctcccttaaatccaatttacttgcaagttaTAGCATCACCTATCTGATGTCacagtcctctttgagaacaaaagacaaagcTCTAGCTCCTTTTTAGACTAAAATGAAGCACCAACTCACTTAAAGATGTTTCCTAAGCTCCATAATTTTTACTGATTTCAGCTCTGTCCccttactattactactactactactactactactactactactactagtactcattattttgtgtatgtatattatatatcatatttcagatatgtatgcttatatatatatcatatgtgtgCCAGAATTGGGCATATGCCTAACATAGATCAACATACACAGGAGTCACATAATCCTTAAAATTGAcctgaattgaattaaactaCTAAAAACAATGAATCTTTACAGACTTGAcatcttattaaaagaaatagacaacaattGCTTCTGTGAAGAATGAAATCTTATCAGAGTAAATCTGTGTgtgtttaatattattttcttttaggtATCCTGAGGACTTGATATCTTGTTACCAACCGAAAAGTCCCCCAGTTCAATTTGACCAGTTAACCCTTGCCAACTACATTTCTTATCGAAGGATGGATCCACAACCACCCAAGGGGTGGTACAAAGAAACCACTTACCAAAGAgccttttctttgccattttaCAAGTTCGGTAAGTTAAGTGCTCagaattcttttgaaatatatcT
The Sminthopsis crassicaudata isolate SCR6 chromosome 4, ASM4859323v1, whole genome shotgun sequence genome window above contains:
- the SPMIP3 gene encoding protein SPMIP3, giving the protein MSYIRLREFKDRKPVQYSRLCIVPQGKYINGYYSGQLAKVHYVKELQRPLGYPEDLISCYQPKSPPVQFDQLTLANYISYRRMDPQPPKGWYKETTYQRAFSLPFYKFESDQILATPVLDPKPLTSLPKLF